In Nicotiana tabacum cultivar K326 chromosome 2, ASM71507v2, whole genome shotgun sequence, the following proteins share a genomic window:
- the LOC107817668 gene encoding uncharacterized protein LOC107817668 translates to MVSGTCYSEENVDDDIKHSRVIESVTKDARELPVVELLEYMRTLIERWTNKKLLNAKGTFTYLGKKYNKELEDNKTLSQKKRVRASIDYIHTVIDSVRHFIVCLQNKRCSCGQFQLDELPCAHALAALRYRNESYENYCSPYYTRESLLQTYEIPVSPLPDERK, encoded by the exons ATGGTCTCGGGTACATGCTACAGTGAAGAGAACGTGGACGATGACATTAAACATTCCAGAGTCATTGAATCGGTAACCAAAGATGCAAGAGAGCTGCCCGTAGTAGAACTATTAGAGTACATGAGAACTCTTATTGAACGTTGGACTAATAAAAAGTTATTGAATGCAAAGGGTACGTTCACATACCTTGggaaaaaatacaacaaagagttgGAAGATAACAAGACATTATCGCAGAAGAAGAGA GTGAGGGCTTCAATAGATTACATCCATACTGTGATAGATAGTGTGAGGCACTTCATTGTTTGCCTTCAAAACAAGAGATGTAGTTGTGGACAATTCCAACTTGATGAACTTCCTTGTGCACATGCTTTGGCGGCTTTGAGGTACAGGAACGAGTCTTATGAAAACTATTGTTCTCCTTATTACACGAGGGAGAGCCTTCTACAGACTTATGAAATACCAGTAAGCCCGCTGCCTGACGAAAGAAAATAG